TATACTTCTATCACCTTGAGCGCATTGATTCAAGGAGGGGTCCCGATTGTTACAGCATTGGGGATTTCGGTTGGCGCAGTGAGCAATACTCATTTCAAAGACGCGCTTAAAGACGCTGCCAAAAAAGTCCAAAAAGGAGAACGATTGTCTTCTGCTATGTCTAAGTTCCCGAATCTTTATCCGAACCTATTTTTACAGATGCTTCAAGTTGGCGAAGAGACCGGCGAAACATCTGGTATGCTTTCCAAATTAGCTAATTTTTTTGAGGGCCAGGTAAATAATATTACTAAGAATTTATCGTCTATTATAGAGCCGGTTCTTTTACTCTTTGTTGGAGCTGTTGTCGCTTTTTTTGCAATTGCCATGGTTCAGCCGATTTATTCAATAATGTCGGGCATGTGAGGAATCGTAAAGCGAAAAACACAAAACACAAAATAAAAAGTGAAAAAGATAAAAAAGAAATTATCCAATAAAGGATTGACTCCCCGCTTTTTTTCTTACAATCAAAATGGGGGGTTCACCTTAATAGAGGTGCTTGTTGCCACTCTTTTAATCTCCATTATTTTTTTGGGGATTTTCGGCGGTTTTCAGTTAGCAGTAAGGGTAGTGGCGCAATCCAAAGCCAGAATGCAGGCAGTGTATTTGGCGTCAGAAAAAATAGAAGAGATGCGAGGATTGAACTTTGTTGACATTGAAACAACCCAAGAAAGTATTGTCGTTAATGGCGTTGAATATAATACGGAAACAATAGTAGAGGATTTTGACGATTGCGCGGACGGGACTATTGAGGGATTTGATTGTTCTGGAGCAATTGTTTTGCCGGATACCGCGCCTGATGATTATAAAAAAATAAAAGTAAGGGTTTCCTGGCAGACCTTTTTTGGCGGTGAAATGGTTTTAAGCTCTTATGCTGCCTCTGAATCATTGGAAACAGGGGAAGGCAAGGGGGCTATGAGGGTTTCTTTAAGCGATAGCTTGGGCCAGCCAATAGAGATTTTGACTGGGGACCAATTAGCCCCATGTTCTGCGAGTTCAATCAATATAATAAACAATGGGTATGGCCTTGACCAATGTTATGGCACAGATACCAATAACCCCGGGGTCAGGGTTTTAATTTTGGATGAGTCATTGGAGCCGGATGATTATAAAATTATTGTTTCAAAGAGTGGTTATGCCGCAGCCGAGACATTTCGTTCTGGAGACACATACGGAGGAACAATAATCTCCACGCCAAACAGGAAAAATCCAACAATCAATGAAGGAGAGCTCTATCCGATTACTTTTATCATTGATTTGTTGAGCGATTTGAATATTAGCACAGCGCTCGCTTGGAGCGGAGATAGTTTTTTTGATACTTTTCTGAACCAGAACAAAATCTCTACAATAGAGAATCTTATTGTATCCAACGGACAAGCAACTCTAGCAACCAGCTCCCCTATTAGTTATTTTGATTCAGGATATTTAGAATCAACGCCAATAGTTCCCGGCGAGATTACTGAATGGTATGATTTTGAATGGTCGGAATTAGAAGACACAGATACAGATATTACATATCAGGTCTTTTATGCAACCAGTAGTTCGTGGCTTTTGGTTCCTGATATTGATATCCCGGGAAATAGCAGTGGCTTAGAAATGTCACCCGTTGATTTAAGCCAAATGGATATTAATAAATATTCTGAATTAAAAATAGGGGCGAATTTTTCAACAAGCGATGTCCTTAAAACACCCACCTTATATGAATGGCGCGCTTCTTGGAAGAATGGCGAGGAGACAATTATTTCCAATGTGAGTTTCGATATTAGGGGAGACAAGACAGTTGGGACAGATATCGAGGAATACTTGATTTATAAATATTCAGAAACACTAACATCAGATTCAGGCGGGCATAAATTAATATCAGGATTAGAAACAGATAATTACTATTTTTCAGGTTTTATAAAAAACGGAAGCGCGCTTAATCTTAACAGTAGTTTGAGCCCAATGCCTTTTAATCTTTTATCAGGCACAAGCACGGGATTTACTCTATACCTTGAATCAGACAATTCTTTACTCGTTAAAGTTAAAGATGTTTCAATCGCAGAGCCGGTTTTTGGCGCTGGAGTCCGACTTTCCAATCAAGGATTAGGATATGATGTGAGCTTGACTACGAATGAGTCAGGAGAAGCGTTGTTCCTTCCTTTGCAAATAAGCGCAAATTATGTTTTAGAGATTCAGGCGCAAAATTATTATGAAGAAACGATTCCTATTGCTGTTTCAGGAAATAATTATAAAGAAGTAGGCATAGAGAGATATGAATAAACGATTCTCACTATGAATAAAGGATTTACATTAATAGAAACAATTGTCGCTGTGTTTATTTTAAGCGTTATAACAACAGGGTTATTTTCTATCATCCCTGCCATTTATCGCGTTGATAGCTATGCTTGGCATCAGGCGCACGCAACCAATGAGGCAAGGAGAGGGATGAAGACAATGATAAGAGAAATCAGAGAAGCAATTACCGGCGAAGACGGGTCATATGTGCTTTTATCAGCCCAAGACAACGAACTCATTTTTTTCAGCGACATTGATAAAGACAATGACATAGAAAGAGTAAGATATTTTTTGGGAGGGACTTCAGATTATCAACAGACGCAGGAATGCGTTACCTATATTGACGGGGGCTCATGTTCAATAGTATTTTCTGATTTTTTTAATGGAACATTAAATCAAGCAGTAGTACAGGTAGGCGTTAAGGGCGATTTCGGGCTGTCTAGCGAACTCGCCAATATTTATGCTGATAGTGTTTTATTGGGTTCAATTTGTTCCAGCGTGTCATCTTGCGAAGATTGTTCAACTGTCTGGAACGGAATAATGAGCTTTGATGTTATGGGTCAGGCGTCTGATAATTATTTGCAATTGACAGCTGATGCCAGTAGCTATGTTAATGACATTTGTTCTCCGGGATATTTTGCTATGCGCGCGCAGTTTCAATTAAATTGGCAGGCAGAGGAAGCAGGAAAGGAAAGAGAGTTTAAGAGAGGGGTTGTTGAGCCAATCGGCGATATTCCACAATACCTTACAGATACGGAGGAAATAACTGTATTGTCCCGCTATGTTCAAAATCAAATAAACAGTCCACAAAAAACCGTTTTTAAATATTATGATAAAGATGGGCAGGAAATAATTGACCCGATAGAAAGAATAAACAGCACTAAGATTATAAAGATTATGTTGATAGTGAATGTTGAGCCGAATCGCGCGCCCGATGATTATTATCTGCAAAGCAAAGTTCAATTAAGAAATTTAATTTTTGATAACGAATAATGAATAGGGAAAAAGGATTTGTCATCACTTATATATTGGTCTTTGGTTCAGTGTTTTTGGTTTTGTTGGTGGCTCTTTTGGGCTTTATCTTAAGCCAAATGAGGCAGTCGCAGCACGAGTTGGCTTATGAACAATCTCTTCATATCGCAGAAGCAGGTCTAAATAGATATAGGTGGTATTTACTGCACAAAGAGCAGGAACTTTTTGGCGGGATTGAGATTGGTTGTCCGCCTTCTGATTGCGTTTCTTGCGACCCCTGCGAATACGAATATAGTTTGCCGGGCATCGGAGTAATCGGCAGGTATCGGTTGGATGTTGTTGAGGAGAGACCATGCGACATAACTACATCAATACAAGTGACTTCAACTGGCTGGACCAATCAGTTTCCCAATGCAGACAGAACAATAAGGGTTCATTATATCAAACCAACGGTTGCAGAATATTCATATATTCTTGACCATAATGTTTGGGCAGGAGATGACCGGCTAATTATGGGACCATATCATTCCAATGGAGGAATCCGTATGGATGGGCAAAATAATTCTTTTGTGAGCTCTGAACAGGAACAATGGGTTTGCACTGATTCGTATGGTTGTTCTCCATGCCCACAGGAGTGCGATTATAGCCCATTGCAAGGATGCGTTTGCTCTGGTGTTTTTACTACTGCCAATGGCAACGAAGATTTATTCAGAACAGGCGTGTCCCATTTTGACTTTGAGGGGATTACCATTGATTTGGGCACAATAAAAGGACTCACAAAACCGCCACCAGAAGGAGAGGGCAAGGGCATATATATTCCTCCTTCAAATGCTTATGGTTATCATGTTATAATCAACCAAAGGCAGTTGTCTGTAAGAAAAGTTGAGCGAGTGAGCAGTGTGTATGCTTATGATACGGAGTTGGGTTATTTCTGGGAGTATTCAATAATCAGCAGAGAGAGTTCGGCTGTTAATTACAATTTAAGCGATTGCGGATTGGTATTTATTGAAGACAATGTTTGGCTTCAGGGTACGGTGAGCGGAAAAATCACTATGGCTATCGCTGACCTGATTACACCGAGCACAACAAGAAATGTTTGGCTGAAAGACGATATTGTATATTTGAATCCTGATAATTCCGACAGTTTGGTGGTTCTTGGGCAGAACAATGTTTTGATAACCCCTGACTCGCCTAATTATTTGGACCTGCAAGGAGTGTTCATAGCCCAGACCGGCCATTTTGGAAGAAATTATTATTCTCCGTATAGTTATCCGAGTTATGCTAAAAAAGAACAGCTAAATATGTTTGGCTCTATCATTAGCAACGGCAGAGTGGGCACAAAATGGACATCTGGCAGTGTATGGGTCTCTGGCTATAAAGAGAGGCAGAATATCTATGACCCGACTATGAGCTTTAATCCCCCGCCGTTTTTACCATCTATTTCAGAGGAGTTTAGTTATAAAAAGTGGGAAGAAATACAATGAAGTTTAATGTGCTTAATTTACATCCCGGGACATTTGGGTTAGATATTTCTGACCTGTCTTTAAAAGCGGTTTCATTAAAGAAACACAGAAGACATTTAAGAATAGAGTCGCTCAAAGGAATTCTTTTGCCAGATGGCATAATTCAAGGCGGGGAAGTCAAAGATATAGAAAAACTTGCTGATTTTATAAAAAAAATAGTTAGCAAACTTAGGGGGCTTGATACTAATCAGGTGATTGTGTCTCTACCAGAAGAAAAGTCGTTTATACGGTTGCTTCGTATGCCGATAATGCCTGCGCAGGAAATAAAGGAAGCTGTACGATTTGAGGCAGAGAACTATATTCCGTTTTCAATAGACAAAGTTTATCTTGATTCACAGATTGTTCAGTCATTGGATAAAGATAATAGTTTCGTGGAAGTTCTGATAGCTGCTTTGCCGAGAAAAACAGTTGACCCTTATGTGTCTGCGATTTATGAGGCCGGCCTTATTCCTGTTGCCATGGAAACCGAATCCCAGGCAACTGCGCGAGCGCTGATAAAGGGTTCTTATATCCAGAAACCGGTTTTCATTGTTGATATGGGCGCAACTTCTACGAATTTTAGTGTTTATTCAGGCAATTCTCTGCGCTTTACTTCGTTTATCCCATTTTCTACAAATAGCTTAACAACTGTTTTATCTAAGGCATTAAAAATTAGCCCGCAAGAAGCGTATAAAGCGCAACTTCTATATGGATTTCAAAAGAAAGGAGAACGGTCTAAAAGAATATTTGAGGCGCTCCTTCCCTCAATAACCGGATTTATAGAGGAAATCAATAAACATATTGATTATTATCAAACCCATTCTTCCCAGAAAGTAAAAGATAGCGCTGATATGGATGTGAAAGAATTGATTTTCTGCGGAGGCGGAGCAAGGATTAAAGGGTTAACTGGTTTTATGTCTGAAGAAACAGGGCTGAAGGTTCAAAAGGGGGATCCATTAACAAATCTTCCATTGGAAGAGAAATTGAATAAGAAAATATCTAAAGACGAGCTACTCCCTTTTACAACAGCCATAGGACTTGCCTTGAGGGGATACAAAATTGAACTATATGATTAATTTATTGCCACCAATTGAAAAAGGTAAGAGGAGGCGAGAAAAGCAATTAAAATTGATTTGGATTTTAGGCATTTTAGTCGTGGCATCAGTCCTTTCATTCGCCTTGATTTTGCTTTCTATGAGGTTTTATATCGCTGGCCAGATAAGGGAGCAGGACATTTTAGTAGACGAAGCAAAAGGAAAAAATATTAAGGTAAATATTCTTCAGGAGAAAATAAAATCAGTCAATCGCACCTTGTCAGGACTGAATGATTTTTATCAGAGCCAATTTCCTCTTACAGATTTTTTGGAAAGGATCTCTAAATTACTTCTTCAGGATATGTATTTAGAAAGGTTCTCATATCAGGAGGAGGGCTCGCGCGTGACTTTTACCTGCTATGCACCGACAATTGATTCAATTTATCAATTCCGCGAAAGGGTTAGAAGCCAAGACGATTTTGAAGACATCAACTTTGTATTGCCGGATTGGCTTGAGCCAAACAATATAATTTTTAGAGTGAGTTTTAAGCTAAAATATGAATTATAGAAAAATATTTTATTTATCTATATTCTTGATAATACTCACAGTGTTTTTGCTTTTTATGTTTTGTATTTTTCCGGCATTAAGGGCGATTAACTTGAGCTCAAAAGAATTGGCGCTTCGCCGTCAGGAGCTTGCGTCAATTGAGTTTTTAGCTCAAAGCTTTGAGGATTTTGAAAAGAATTTTCAATTTTATGAAGAAGGGCTTGCTGAAATGGATAATCTCCTCCAGGCAGAATCCTTAATTGACCCGGAGATACCAGTGAGTTTTATTAATTTTTTTAAAGAAGAGGCATTAAATCTTAATCTTGTTTTAAAGATTTCCCCTGTCGCCTTTCATGAGAATAATAATGGACAATGGGATTATATGGTGTTCAGGATTGATGGTATGGGTAAGTTTGTTGATGCGATGAAATTTCTTGAAAAATTAGAAAACAGCAGGTGGTTAATAAAGGAAACGACATTTGACATTTCAAGCGTAAGGCAAGTCCAAGGGGCAGAAGAGTCAAAATTTGGCGGGGATTATGTAGAAATTTATCTTTCAATCGAGGCCTATGCCAAGAATTAATTTTAGAATAAATATCAAGGGCGCAAAGCGGATATCAAGAAGAGTTCTTTGGTTTTTAGGGGAAAGGGCATTTGTTGTATTTTTAACCCTTGTTTTTGTATCTCTTTTTATTGGAGCTGTAATTTTTTATTATTATGGTTTCTTGGTCATAATTGATGAACCCGAGGCAAGACCGCAAGAGGTTCAGCTTGGCGATGAGTCATACCAGCAGTTTCTGGAAAACTATCGCCAGAGGAAAGCGAACTTTGAAAATACTGACTCTAAAATTTATTTTAATCCGTTTTTCCATACAAATATTCAGCAATAAGAGGGAATTATTTTTCTAATTATTTTGCGCTAATACTCCTTGAGGCGGGCCTGTCCGCCTCAAGGGCTTGATTTAAGTAGGGTTTTTATTGTATAGTGTGAAGCATTAGCCCTCGTAGTTCAACGGATAGAATAGGGCCCTTCTAAGGCCTAGATATAGGTTCGATTCCTATCGAGGGCACAAGCGACCACTTCGTGGTCTAAATTAAAGGTTAAAAATGAAAAGTTAAAAATAAAAGATAAAATTAGAAATTAGAAATTAATATTATTATGGTGGCTATGGTGTAATGGCAGCACAGAAACTTGTGGAGTTTCCAGAGGCGGTTCGAGTCCGCTTAGCCACCAAAAATGCCAAAAACCCTTGTATTTACAAGGGTTTTTGGGTTTTATGTTTACTGGTTGTTTGACTTTTGTTTTGTAATCTAATATAATCTTATATAGTTAAAGTATAAGATAATTTATGACAAAAAATAAACGATTTGACCAACGATTATCTCAGATTCCAGCTAAGATATGGTCAAAAATAACACAGATTGATGAATTAAAAGGACAATGGATTGCTGGCGCACGATTAAGTCCGCAGATTTTAGGTCGCTTGAAGCAGTCGGTTTTGATTACCTCCACTGGCGCCTCTACTCGTATTGAGGGCGCTCGTCTTTCTGATGAGGATGTAGAAAAATTGATGCGAGGTATTGATATTCAAAAATTCACTGATAGGGATAAGCAAGAAGTGAAAGGTTATTTTGAATTGCTCGAAAATATTTTTAATTCTTGGAAATCTCTTAAATTTTCAGAAAATACTATTAAGCATTTTCACAAAGAGCTTCTTAAGTATGTCCAAAAGGATGAGATTCACCGAGGTGATTACAAAAAAGAAGAAAACAAAGTGCATATGATTAATGCAGTTGGCGAATCTGTTGGCGATCTTTTTGATACTGCGCCGGCATATCTCACGCCGAAAGAAATGCAGGAATTGATTGAGTGGACTCAATGCGTACTGAATGAAAAAAAATATCATCCACTTCTGGTTATTGGTAGTTTTTTGGTTGATTTTTTACAAATACATCCATTTCAAGATGGCAATGGTCGGCTTTCCCGTGTTTTGACCAACCTTCTTTTATTAAAAGAGGGCTATTTATATGTGCCCTATATTTCTCATGAGAAATTAGTCGAAGACAATAAGCCGGAATATTATCTTGCGCTTCGTCAAAGTCAGAAAACATTTAAGACAAAACGCGAAAACATTATTCCGTGGCTCGATTTCTTTTTAACTATTTTCCTTAAACAATCGCAGATGGCTGTTGAGTTATTATCTAAAGAAAACATAGAAAAACTTCTTTCAAGGAAACAACTTGCAGTATGGCAGTATTTGCAAGAAGTGGACGAAGTAAGTCCCGGCGAAATCGCTAAAAAAGCAAAAATTGCTCGTCCTACAGTTAATCAAGTGATGGATAGACTTTTGCGCCTTAAGAAAATCGAACGCATTGGCCTTGGCCGAAGCACAAGGTATAGGAAGATATAAAAATCATTTATAATCTTCAATCTATTCGGTGCTTGACTCAACGGGTTCTAATATCGTCCGATAGACGACCCTGTCATTCGGAAACCCAAAAACCCTTGTAGTAAATGAAGGGTTTTTTGGTTACACTATAGGCAATTTTTGTTCTCCAGTCAGACAAGTGTTATAGATGATAATCAACCAAACGAGGATATAGAGGAAGTCGTTTATCAGAATAAAATGGAGATGGGTTTAATGATGTTTTTTTTAATGCTAAAATACTAAGAATCATTAATATCTATAAAACTATGAATGATCAAAACGAAAAAGTGTCGCCAAAGCATGTTTTTTTGCATCTTTTCTCGATAAGCATGCTTTATGTAACAACAATAAATATTCTTACGCTAATTTTTCAGTTTATAAATCAGAGCATAAAAGACCCCCTTGTTTATAGCATTTATAGCAGCATTAACTCTGCAGCATATTATAGCCATAACCTTGTCAGGTCCGCATTAGCATCAATTATCATAGTTTTTCCATTATTTATTTGGGGTTCATGGTATTTGAATAAAATCTATTTAAGAATTCCTCAAGTCAGACAGATGAAAACTAGAAAATGGCTCATATATTTAACCCTCTTCATTGTTTCTCTTGTAATAGTCGGTGATTTTATCAGAATTGTTTGGGGATTTTTGGGCGGAGAAATCACTTTACGCTTTATCCTAAAAGCGTTTGCAGTTTTCATCACTTCAGGATGTATTTTCGGATATTATTTATGGGATGTGCGCAGGGAAGCGCCATCCAATCGTTCAAAATATTTTGCTTGGTTAGCGAGCGCAGTTGTCTTAACATTAATTGTAATTGGTTTTTTTCTCACAGGCTCTCCAAAACAGGAAAGATTAATGCGTTTTGATTATCAAAGGGTTAGCGCTTTGCAGGAAGTACAGTATCAAATAATAAGCTACTGGCAGAGCAAGGAGCGTCTGCCACAAGAACTTCAAGAATTAGAGGACCCGATAAGTGGATTTATGGTGCCACAAGACCCGCAGACAGGAAATCTATATGAATATACTATAAAAGGAGAGAATGAATTTGAGCTTTGCGCGGAATTCAATTTACCAAGTGATGAGAAACTGGATATAGCGGAACCAAGAATGTTGTCTGGTTCCAATTTTTCAAAGTGGAGTCATCCAGCAGGCAGATTTTGTTTTGAAAGAACAATAGACCAAGAGCTTTATCCGCCTTTCAAAAAATTATAGAAATACCTAACCTTTAGGATAGAAATTTTTCATTGACTACCCTGCGTCGAAAGCCCCGCCCTTTAGGGCGGGGAGGTTGACATTGATTTTTTGTTTTGATAAAGTAAGAATGTAAGAAAGTATTACTTAATTTAAAAATTTATGACTACAATAGTTAGGGCAACAGCTAAAGGTCAAATTACCCTGCCCATTCGATGGAGGCAGAATTTTGCTAGTAACCGCTATATTATCAAAGAGAGAGGCGGGAAATTAGAGATTGCGCCGTTTAATCTTGAAAGGTTAGAAAAAGAAGAGGGATATACGGTATTTGACGCTATCCGCGATAACAAGGGCAAGGGAATTAAGGCCAGGGACTTGGTTAAGATGTTGAAAAAAACGATTTAACTTTTTTTATGAAGGGAATAGAGAAATTATTAAAAAAGATTAACAAGCAGGATAGGCAGAGATTATTGGAGTTCATAGAAAAGTTGATTCAAGGCGAGGGAAAAGGATTGAATATTAGAAAAGTCACGGACAGTGATTTTTATCGTTCAAGGTCAGGTCGTTTTAGGATTATATTCCATTATGAAAATAAGGAGATTATCATTGACAGTATTAAATTAAGGGATAAGAATACATATAGACGATTGTAAGTTGCCCCCATAGTTCAACTGGATAGAGAAATTCTGCGTTTCAACATGTATTATTAAATCAAGAAATTGTTTTAATAGAACAAGTTTTATCTATATTTAGGGCTATTGCTATTTCTATTGAGCATGTTAAAATGAAAATATGAGAATTCACTCAATAGAAAAAATAAAAGAGTTAAAAAGACTAAGAAGGAAAGGACTTAGTATTAATGAATTAGTAACGCAATTATCAATCCCGAAGACTACGGTATGGCACCATATTCACGATATTGATGTTCCGGCAAAATATATTCCGACACTGAGAGCCAAAAGAGGTGGTAGTAAAGAACGTAAACAGAGAAACATAGAAAAAGCACAGAAACGCGCTCAAGAATTATTACGAAGTCCTAACAGGGATTTGTCAATCGTAATAGCTATGCTCTATTGGGCCGAAGGGAGCAAAAAGGGGTGCGAATTTATTAATTCTGATGGGAAAATGATAAAATCCTATTTGACTGTACTAAGAAATGTATTTAATGTTCAGGAGGAATTTATAGAGCCAACTATGAGAATATTTTCTGGCATGGATAGAAGAGAATGTTTAAATTATTGGTCCTTTATTACAGAAATACCGAAGCATAGATTTATTATTCGATTTAATGATGGGGGTAGTAAAGGAAGAACTAAATACGGAATGTGTAGAATAACAGTAAAGAAAGGGGGCGATATTTTAAAATTAATACAATCATTGAAAGATCAGGTTTATGAAGAGATAATGAACAAAACTGTAGTATAGTATTCATACAGATGCCCTCGTAGCTCAGTGGACAAGAGCAGGACACTCCTAAGGTCAAGATCGCAGGTTCAAATCCTGCCGAGGGCACAGGGCCCGTAGTCTAGTGGCAAAACACGTCTATGGCATAGATGAGCTGAGGGTTCGATTCCCTCCGGGTCCACAAGGGTTAATTATTAAACCTATTATGAAAATTGATTCTAAAAAAATAGACGAGGTTCTGACAAGGAGCGTTGAGCAAATTGTCGACAGAGATCACTTCAGTAAAGCCCTTGCTTCGGGTAAAAAATTGAGAATTAAGCATGGCATTGACCCAACTGGAGACAAGATTCATATTGGCAGAGCCATCCAGCTCTGGAAATTAAAAGCATTTCAGGATTTAGGGCATAAAATCGTTCTGATTATCGGCGACTTTACTGCTCGCATCGGCGACCCATCAGATAAGCCAGAAGGCAGAAAAGGACTTAAAGACGAGGAGATAAAAAAGAATGTCAAATCATATTCAGACCAAATTGGGAAAATACTTGATTTAAAAAAGACCGAAATTAGATATAACAGCGAATGGTTTAATAAGATGCCTCTTGGTGATTTTTTGCATTTGTCTGGCAATTTTTCTGTTCAACAATTAGTTCAAAGAAGAAATTTCCACGAAAGATGGAAAAAAGGAGAGCCAATTTCATTGAAAGAGATTTGCTATCCCCTTTTGCAGGGCTATGATTCAGTAGCAGTCAAGGCAGATATTGAATTGGGCGGTTATGACCAGCTTTTTAATCTTAATGCTGGAAGAGATATTCAGCGATTATTTGGAATGTATCCGCAAGATATAATGACCTTAAAAATGCTTTCAGGGCTTGATGGCAGAAAGATGTCCACTAGTTGGGGTAATGTGATTAATATTGTTGATAAACCGGAAGATATGTATGGGAAATTGATGTCTATGCGGGATGAAATGATTTTTGATTATTTTGAGCTTTGCACGCTTCTTGCTGAAAAAGAATTAAGCGAAATTAAAAGAGAACTTAAGAATAAGAATATTAATCCAAGAGACATTAAAGCCAGATTAGCCAGAGAGATTGTTTCTATGTATCACAGCGAAAAATTAGCGCAAAAAGCAGGGCAAGAGTTTGATAAAATATTCAAAGAGAAAAGAATGCCCTCCAAGATGCCAGTATTTTTTACTCCAAAGCCGAGTTATCCAATAGTTGAGCTTTTATTTCATCTAGGACTAGCCAGCTCTAAGGGGGAGGGCAAGAGATTGGTGCTCCAGGGAGGAGTTAGAGTTGATTCTAATGTAATAAAAGATTTTAAACAGGAAATAAAAGTGAGGGATGAAATGATTATTCAAGTTGGCAAAAGAAAATTTGCTAAGCTAATTACCCATGACATCAGATGCTAATAAAGAAAGAGTCGCCATTGTTGGCGCAGGAATTATTGGACTTTATTTGGCTTGGCGCTTAAGCCAAAAGGGCCATAGCGTCACGGTGTTTGAGAAAAAGAGCAATATTGGAGGCAAGCCCTGCACTGCCCTGATATCAGAAAGGATTAAAGAGTATTTGCCAATAAGCGATAGAGTTTATCAAGGAAGAGTAGAATCAATTTTAGTTCATTTTCCCAAGAAAGACATCAGAATTAAAGCGCGCCCTGCTTATCTTGTTTTTAATAGAGATGCCCTGGAGAACTTTGTCTATGATTTAGCAAAACAAGCAGGCGCAGAGATAGTTTTTAATAAAGAAATCAAGGAAATTCCAAAGGGTTTCACAAAGATTATTGGATGCGACGGAGCCCTATCGCAGACAAGGCAATTATTATCTATACCAATTCCTGTTTGTCGTTTGGGAATACAATTTTTTGTTGATAGGGCTGATAGGACTGATATGGCCGGAGAATCTATTGAGGTTTGGCCTCAAAAATTCGCTTGTCCTCCGAAATACGGCTTTGCGTGGAAAGTTCTCAAGAAAGACAACATTGAATATGGAATTATTGGCCCAACCAAAGAGGCGAAGAATGGGCTTGATGTATTTTTGACAAAACAAGAAATATATTTAAATGAAGGTGATTTTAAGGCAGCGATGATTCCTCAAGGATTGCGGTTGCCAAAATCAGACAAGATTACTTTGCTTGGTGATTCCGCTGGCATGACCAAGCCGACAACTGGTGGGGGGATTATTTGGGGATTTAAAGCTGGCGATATTTTAGCAGATTGTTTTCCTGATTTTAAAAAATATCGAAGA
This genomic window from Patescibacteria group bacterium contains:
- a CDS encoding type II secretion system GspH family protein; amino-acid sequence: MKKIKKKLSNKGLTPRFFSYNQNGGFTLIEVLVATLLISIIFLGIFGGFQLAVRVVAQSKARMQAVYLASEKIEEMRGLNFVDIETTQESIVVNGVEYNTETIVEDFDDCADGTIEGFDCSGAIVLPDTAPDDYKKIKVRVSWQTFFGGEMVLSSYAASESLETGEGKGAMRVSLSDSLGQPIEILTGDQLAPCSASSINIINNGYGLDQCYGTDTNNPGVRVLILDESLEPDDYKIIVSKSGYAAAETFRSGDTYGGTIISTPNRKNPTINEGELYPITFIIDLLSDLNISTALAWSGDSFFDTFLNQNKISTIENLIVSNGQATLATSSPISYFDSGYLESTPIVPGEITEWYDFEWSELEDTDTDITYQVFYATSSSWLLVPDIDIPGNSSGLEMSPVDLSQMDINKYSELKIGANFSTSDVLKTPTLYEWRASWKNGEETIISNVSFDIRGDKTVGTDIEEYLIYKYSETLTSDSGGHKLISGLETDNYYFSGFIKNGSALNLNSSLSPMPFNLLSGTSTGFTLYLESDNSLLVKVKDVSIAEPVFGAGVRLSNQGLGYDVSLTTNESGEALFLPLQISANYVLEIQAQNYYEETIPIAVSGNNYKEVGIERYE
- the pilM gene encoding type IV pilus assembly protein PilM codes for the protein MKFNVLNLHPGTFGLDISDLSLKAVSLKKHRRHLRIESLKGILLPDGIIQGGEVKDIEKLADFIKKIVSKLRGLDTNQVIVSLPEEKSFIRLLRMPIMPAQEIKEAVRFEAENYIPFSIDKVYLDSQIVQSLDKDNSFVEVLIAALPRKTVDPYVSAIYEAGLIPVAMETESQATARALIKGSYIQKPVFIVDMGATSTNFSVYSGNSLRFTSFIPFSTNSLTTVLSKALKISPQEAYKAQLLYGFQKKGERSKRIFEALLPSITGFIEEINKHIDYYQTHSSQKVKDSADMDVKELIFCGGGARIKGLTGFMSEETGLKVQKGDPLTNLPLEEKLNKKISKDELLPFTTAIGLALRGYKIELYD
- a CDS encoding prepilin-type N-terminal cleavage/methylation domain-containing protein, which produces MNKGFTLIETIVAVFILSVITTGLFSIIPAIYRVDSYAWHQAHATNEARRGMKTMIREIREAITGEDGSYVLLSAQDNELIFFSDIDKDNDIERVRYFLGGTSDYQQTQECVTYIDGGSCSIVFSDFFNGTLNQAVVQVGVKGDFGLSSELANIYADSVLLGSICSSVSSCEDCSTVWNGIMSFDVMGQASDNYLQLTADASSYVNDICSPGYFAMRAQFQLNWQAEEAGKEREFKRGVVEPIGDIPQYLTDTEEITVLSRYVQNQINSPQKTVFKYYDKDGQEIIDPIERINSTKIIKIMLIVNVEPNRAPDDYYLQSKVQLRNLIFDNE
- a CDS encoding tyrosine--tRNA ligase, with product MKIDSKKIDEVLTRSVEQIVDRDHFSKALASGKKLRIKHGIDPTGDKIHIGRAIQLWKLKAFQDLGHKIVLIIGDFTARIGDPSDKPEGRKGLKDEEIKKNVKSYSDQIGKILDLKKTEIRYNSEWFNKMPLGDFLHLSGNFSVQQLVQRRNFHERWKKGEPISLKEICYPLLQGYDSVAVKADIELGGYDQLFNLNAGRDIQRLFGMYPQDIMTLKMLSGLDGRKMSTSWGNVINIVDKPEDMYGKLMSMRDEMIFDYFELCTLLAEKELSEIKRELKNKNINPRDIKARLAREIVSMYHSEKLAQKAGQEFDKIFKEKRMPSKMPVFFTPKPSYPIVELLFHLGLASSKGEGKRLVLQGGVRVDSNVIKDFKQEIKVRDEMIIQVGKRKFAKLITHDIRC
- a CDS encoding Fic family protein, encoding MTKNKRFDQRLSQIPAKIWSKITQIDELKGQWIAGARLSPQILGRLKQSVLITSTGASTRIEGARLSDEDVEKLMRGIDIQKFTDRDKQEVKGYFELLENIFNSWKSLKFSENTIKHFHKELLKYVQKDEIHRGDYKKEENKVHMINAVGESVGDLFDTAPAYLTPKEMQELIEWTQCVLNEKKYHPLLVIGSFLVDFLQIHPFQDGNGRLSRVLTNLLLLKEGYLYVPYISHEKLVEDNKPEYYLALRQSQKTFKTKRENIIPWLDFFLTIFLKQSQMAVELLSKENIEKLLSRKQLAVWQYLQEVDEVSPGEIAKKAKIARPTVNQVMDRLLRLKKIERIGLGRSTRYRKI